In Vespa crabro chromosome 13, iyVesCrab1.2, whole genome shotgun sequence, one DNA window encodes the following:
- the LOC124428874 gene encoding neural-cadherin isoform X9 has translation MVDPLKLFWVITNSTYLVTKFIRIGIADKNDNPPYFDKSLYEAEVDENEDIQHTVLTVTAKDHDESSRIRYEITSGNVGGAFAVKNMTGAIYVAGVLDYETRKRYELRLTASDSLEENNTTVVIHVKDVNDNPPVFERPNYRTQITEEDDRNLPKRVLGVTATDGDKDRPQNIVYFLTGQGIDPDNPANSKFDINRTTGEIFVLKPLDRDQPNGRPQWRFTVFAQDEGGEGLVGYADVQVNLKDINDNAPIFPQGVYFGNVTENGTAGMVVMTMTAVDYDDPSEGTNAKLVYSIEKNVIEEETGTPIFEIESETGVIKTAVCCLDRERTPDYSIQVVAADGGGLKGTGTASIRVKDINDMPPQFTKEEWFTEVDETEGPDLPEMPILTVTVHDEDETNKFQYKVIESSGYGADKFTMVRNNDGTGSLKIVQSLDYEDQLQSNGFRFRIQVNDKGEDNDNDKYHVAYSWVVVKLRDINDNQPQFERANIEATVPENARIGNTLETFKATDPDQGGKSKVSYSIDRSSDRKRQFFINENGTVSIQRSLDREETPRHQVKILAIDDGIPPKTATATLTVIVQDINDNPPRFLKDYRPILQEHLQTRKVVEILATDDDDRSKSNGPPFTFRMDPNADDIIRASFRVESDNKGANGDGMAIVSSLRSFDREQQKEYLIPIVIKDSGNPSMSGTSTLTVIIGDSNDNKMQPGSKDIFVYNYAGQSPDTEIGRVYVYDLDDWDLPDKKFYWEGLEHAQFKLDEDTGMIYMKSGTHDGRYHLRFKVYDRKHTQTDVPANVTVNVKSIPHEAVLNSGSVRISGITDEDFIRVWDYRSQNLSRSKADLFREKLAHLLNIEREYVDVFSVQLRRMHPPLTDVRFAAHGSPYYKPVRLNGIVLMHREEIEKDVGINITMVGIDECYYENEMCEGSCTNTLDISSLPYMVNANKTALVGVRVDVIAECTCGARNFSKSESCRSSPCYNGGRCVEGRFGLSCQCPSGYNGPRCQQTARSFRGNGWAWYPALEMCDNSHLSFEFITRKSDGLLLYNGPIVPPESDEIMVSDFISVELERGIPRLLIDFGSGTLELKVKPKRTLDDGEWHRLDIFWNTETVKLIIDYCKSAEISELEDGTPSEFNDTSCQAQGTVPPFNEYLNVNAPLQIGGLYVEQFDPTHYKWKHMPVGKGFDGCIKNLFHNSKLYDLAHPGLSRNSVSGCPQTEEICSHQELTFRCWEHGTCVGNFSEARCQCNPGWTGPGCMTQTIPTTFKPQSYVKYALSFEPDKYSTQVQLRFRTREVHGELFRVSDQHNREYAILEIKDSRLHFRYNLNSLRTEERDIWLSAIAVDDGQWHTVRVSRYGSAATLELDGGEGRRFNETFSFEGHQWLLVDKQEGIYAGGKAEYTGVRTFEVYADYQKGCLDDIRLEGKHLPLPPAMNGTPWGQATMARNLERNCPSNKPCANVICPEPFECIDLWNEYDCTCGEGRIPSPDNKGCMDKNECIDYPCLNGGRCINQDPRYRYRCICPEGFWGENCELVQEGQTLKLSMGALAAILVCLLIILVLVLVFVVYNRRREAHIKYPGPDDDVRENIINYDDEGGGEDDMTAFDITPLQIPIGGPIPEMGGKLAPCKVAYPLGPEPNVGIFIEDHKKRADSDPNAPPFDDLRNYAYEGGGSTAGSLSSLASGTDDEQHEYEYLGAWGPRFDKLADMYGPTTEESEEED, from the exons TAACTAAATTCATCCGGATTGGAATAGCCGACAAGAACGACAACCCGCCTTACTTCGACAAAAGCCTCTACGAGGCTGAGGTAGACGAGAATGAGGACATTCAACATACAGTTCTTACTGTCACCGCCAAAGACCACGACGAGT CCTCGCGTATTCGATACGAGATTACGAGCGGTAACGTAGGCGGTGCTTTTGCTGTGAAGAACATGACCGGCGCAATTTATGTCGCCGGTGTTTTGGATTATGAAACCAGAAAAAGG tACGAACTTCGTCTCACAGCATCGGATAGCTTGGAAGAGAATAATACAACGGTCGTTATACACGTGAAGGATGTAAATGATAATCCACCTGTCTTTGAAAGACCGAATTATAGAACACAAATCACAGAGGAAGATGATAGGAATTTACCAAAACGAGTACTCGGG GTCACTGCGACCGACGGGGATAAGGATAGACCTCAAAACATCGTATATTTCTTGACAGGACAGGGAATCGATCCAGACAACCCGGCCAATAGTAAATTTGACATCAATCGGACTACTGGAGAGATTTTCGTTCTCAAA CCACTCGACAGAGATCAACCTAATGGAAGACCTCAATGGCGATTTACTGTATTCGCTCAGGACGAGGGTGGGGAAGGTTTAGTAGGATATGCTGATGTACAGGTCAATctcaaagatattaacgataatgctCCGATATTCCCACAGGGAGTATACTTTGGTAACGTTACCGAAAATGGAACTGCAg GAATGGTCGTAATGACCATGACTGCAGTAGATTATGACGATCCTAGCGAAGGTACAAACGCGAAATTGGTTTACTCTATCGAAAAGAACGTTATCGAAGAAGAAACTGGAACTCCCATATTTGAGATCGAATCTGAAACGGGAGTTATAAAGACGGCTGTTTGCTGTTTGGACAGAGAACGTACCCCGGATTATTCTATACAAGTTGTCGCGGCGGATGGAGGGGGGTTAAAAG GTACCGGGACGGCGTCTATACGAGTgaaagatataaatgatatgcCACCACAATTTACAAAAGAAGAATGGTTTACCGAAGTAGATGAAACGGAAGGACCTGATTTACCTGAAATGCCAATACTCACCGTTACTGTTCACGATGAGGATGAAACCAATAAGTTTCAATACAAG GTCATCGAAAGTAGTGGCTATGGTGCTGACAAATTTACTATGGTAAGAAACAACGATGGTACTGGCTCTTTGAAGATCGTTCAATCTCTCGATTATGAGGATCAATTGCAAAGCAATGGATTTAGATTCAGGATACAGGTGAACGATAAG ggtgaagataatgataatgacaagtaTCACGTTGCTTACTCTTGGGTGGTAGTGAAATTAAGGGACATCAACGATAATCAGCCACAATTTGAAAGAGCCAATATTGAAGCAACTGTGCCGGAAAACGCTAGAATCGGGAATACTCTCGAAACGTTTAAAGCTACTGATCCTGATCAAGGCGGCAAAAGTAaagtttcatattctatcgatagaagTTCCGACAGGAAAagacaatttttcattaatgagAATGGTACGGTATCCATTCAAAGAAGTCTCGATCGTGAGGAAACTCCTCGTCATcag GTTAAAATCTTGGCTATCGATGATGGTATACCACCAAAAACTGCAACCGCTACTCTCACAGTTATCGTTCaggatataaatgataatccaCCTAGATTCCTTAAAGATTATCGACCAATTTTACAAGAACATCTTCAAACGAGAAAAGTCGTCGAGATTTTGGCTACCGACGATGACGACAGATCGAAGAGCAATGGTCCACCATTCACTTTCAGAATGGATCCTAATGCAGACGATATCATCAGAGCTAGTTTCAGAGTCGAAAGCGACAACA AGGGAGCAAACGGAGATGGTATGGCTATAGTTTCGTCGTTACGATCATTCGATAGGGAACAACAAAAGGAATACTTGATACCGATAGTGATTAAGGATTCTGGAAATCCTTCGATGTCTGGAACCAGTACCTTGACTGTTATAATCGGCGatagtaatgacaataaaatgCAGCCAGGATCTAAAgacatttttgtatataattatgcA gGACAATCACCCGATACCGAGATAGGTAGAGTCTACGTCTATGATTTGGACGATTGGGACTTACCAGACAAAAAGTTTTATTGGGAAGGCCTCGAGCATGCACAATTCAAGCTCGATGAAGATACTGGCATGATATACATGAAATCTGGTACGCATGATGGAAGATATCATCTTCGTTTCAAGGTTTACGATCGAAAGCACACACAAACGGATGTCCCTGCGAATGTGACAGTCAATGTGAAAAGTATTCCCCACGAAGCTGTTCTTAATTCTGGCTCTGTTCGGATATCGGGTATAACGGATGAGGATTTCATACGTGTATGGGATTATAgg TCACAAAACTTATCTCGAAGTAAAGCAGATTTATTCCGAGAAAAATTGGCACATTTATTAAACATCGAAAGGGAATACGTTGATGTCTTTAGTGTTCAATTGCGAAGGATGCATCCACCTTTAACCGACGTCAGATTCGCTGCTCATGGTTCTCCTTATTATAAACCTGTTAGGCTCAATGGAATCGTCTTGATGCATCGGGAAGAG ATTGAAAAGGATGTTGGAATTAACATTACGATGGTCGGTATCGATGAGtgttattatgaaaatgaGATGTGCGAAGGCAGTTGCACTAACACACTTGATATCAGTAGTTTACCTTATATGGTTAACGCTAATAAAACTGCTTTGGTGGGAGTAAGAGTCGACGTGATAGCTGAATGTACCTGCGGTGCAAGAAACTTTAGCAAGAGTGAATCTTGTAGAAGCAGTCCTTGCTACAATGGCGGTCGTTGCGTTGAAGGAAGATTTGGATTATC GTGCCAATGTCCTTCCGGATATAATGGACCTAGATGTCAACAAACAGCTAGAAGTTTTCGTGGGAATGGTTGGGCTTGGTATCCGGCCCTGGAGATGTGCGATAATAGTCATTTAagttttgaatttattacaaGAAAGTCGGATGGATTGCTTTTGTACAATGGTCCTATTGTTCCCCCGGAATCTGATGAAATTATGGTGTCTG ACTTTATATCGGTTGAATTAGAACGTGGAATACCAAGGCTTTTAATAGATTTCGGATCTGGTACTTTAGAATTGAAAGTCAAACCTAAAAGGACTTTGGACGATGGAGAATGGCACAGGCTCGATATATTCTGGAATACTGAg ACGGTAAAACTTATCATCGATTACTGTAAATCTGCCGAGATATCAGAATTAGAAGATGGTACACCTTCGGAGTTTAACGACACAAGTTGCCAAGCTCAAGGCACGGTACCACCGTTCAACGAATACTTGAACGTAAATGCACCGCTTCAAATTGGTGGGCTTTACGTGGAACAATTCGATCCAACTCATTACAAATGGAAACACATGCCAGTAGGGAAAGGGTTTGATGGTTGCATAAAGAATCTATTTCACAATAGCAAACTTTACGATCTGGCTCATCCTGGATTATCAAGGAATAGCGTATCAGGTTGTCCACAAACCGAGGAGATATGTAGCCATCAAGAATTAACGTTCCGTTGTTGGGAACATGGCACCTGCGTTGGTAACTTCTCCGAAGCAAGATGCCAATGTAATCCAGGCTGGACCGGTCCTGGTTGTATGACCCAAACGATACCAACAACATTCAAGCCACAGAGTTATGTCAAATATGCATTGTCGTTTGAACCCGACAAATATTCGACTCAGGTGCAGTTGAGATTCCGAACTCGGGAGGTGCACGGTGAACTTTTCAGAGTCAGCGATCAGCATAACAGAGAATATGCTATTTTAGAA atcAAGGATAGCCGATTACACTTCAGATACAACTTAAATAGTCTTAGAACAGAGGAACGAGATATTTGGTTAAGTGCGATAGCAGTGGATGATGGTCAATGGCATACTGTCAGAGTATCTAGATATGGCTCAGCAGCGACCTTGGAATTGGATGGTGGAGAGGGTAGAAGATTCAACGAGACCTTTTCCTTTGAAGGCCATCAATGGCTCTTAGTCGATAAACAAGAAGGAATTTATGCTGGCGGCAAAGCCGAATACACTGGCGTAAGAACGTTCGAAGTTTACGCTGATTATCAAAAAg GCTGTTTGGACGATATCAGGCTAGAAGGTAAGCATCTCCCATTACCACCGGCTATGAATGGAACACCATGGGGTCAAGCAACAATGGCAAGAAATCTTGAACGAAATTGTCCTTCGAATAAACCCTGCGCTAATGTCATTTGTCCCGAACCTTTTGAATGCATCGATCTCTGGAACGAATACGATTGCAC TTgtggagaaggaagaataCCATCGCCTGATAACAAAGGTTGCatggataaaaatgaatgCATAGATTATCCTTGTCTCAACGGTGGTAGATGTATCAATCAAGATCCTCGATATCGATATCGATGCATTTGTCCTGAAGGATTTTGGGGTGAAAATTGTGAATTAGTACAGGAGGGTCAAACATTGAAGCTCAGTATGGGAGCACTTGCAGCTATTTtagtttgtttattaattattcttg TCTTAGTTCTGGTATTCGTCGTCTACAACAGAAGAAGGGAGGCTCATATTAAGTATCCTGGGCCAGACGACGATGtgagagagaatattattaattacgatgACGAAGGAGGTGGGGAAGATGATATGACGGCGTTCGACATAACGCCATTACAGATTCCAATTGGCGGTCCTATTCCAGAAATGGGTGGAAAACTAGCACCGTGTAAAGTAGCTT ATCCATTAGGACCAGAGCCTAATGTGGGTATTTTTATCGAAGATCACAAGAAAAGAGCCGACAGTGATCCTAATGCACCACCTTTCGACGATTTACGAAATTATGCGTATGAAGGTGGCGGAAGCACCGCAGGTTCCCTTTCGTCCTTGGCTTCGG GAACAGATGACGAGCAACACGAGTACGAATATTTAGGCGCTTGGGGTCCTAGATTCGACAAACTTGCAGATATGTACGGTCCCACAACAGAAGAAAGCGAGGAAGAGGATTAG